AAGGCACAaaccgcgcagcagccaattggagagtagcggtacagtgccatctagaatatctttactgaactgcagtttgtatgtacttctgagacagcgccatctattatactgtttgggAGATACTGCCAGTTACACCTTACActggacaaggttagactaagaccTTTAAAGAAACGAAAGTGTGGCCATCACGTGCTGATCGGGTACCGATGGCCAACTACACTCACTGTGAGCAGGGGTGCATTTGCCTGCCTCCACATGTCTATGGAGGAGGAACTTTGCAGGTTGTTTCACATCAATGTCCATCACTCCACCAACCATCATTAAACCTTTCTAGCATCTCCAGCGTAATAGCTACGAACAAAGAACACGAGTTTGTTATGCAGCCAGAAATGATGCTGATGCTTTAAGGGCCGGGTAAGAACAGCCCACCTGATTCCATGCATGGTTATGTTGTAGCAAGTACATACTAACTCTGAGTTGCAAAAATGTGCGAGTGCAATACAGGCCTAGCATGGATACAGAATGAAAATACAAAATAACACTGCATGAAGAAAAATGTACcatagagataaaaaaaaagatttttttcggAAGCTTCCCAAAATAATATGGATTGCAACACAAATATGAGCCCAATGTTTACTATTAATGTAGGGTTATAACCAGAACTCTGAATATGGCAATTTCTGAAATGAGCCATGTTTTTTTCTCCACCAGATGGGTGTGGCTGCCGCAGCTGTCTCAAGTGTTCACAGGCAACGTATTCACAAAGGCAAAATGAAAATCTGTATGTTGGAAGGGCGCAATAAAAAATTAAGATTGATAAGCTGTAGGAAAAGCACACAAGAATGCAATATTTTATTTATATTGCAGAAATGAAAGAATAAATTAGGTGAAACTTCGGATGGATCATGCGATCGATTTTtacaaaatgaaagaaacagAGTTCCCAGAGTGTTCTTGTTAAACGGGTGACCtgcgaaatgaaaaaaagaatacaAGATAAAAACACAAGAAATATACACAAGACAAATAAAATTGGGTTCTACACAAAATCTCCTGCATGAATATTTACAGCACTTGGTGCTTGCTTCATTGACTATGTAGTACCACGGCTGCTGAATAAAAAACAAAGTGCGGCCTGCTGCGTCGCATCGCTGTCAATGGGCGAGCGCGTGTGGGCAGAGTTGACAGTTTCGGCCGCTTTTTTTGGGGAGGGCGCTGACGGAGCGCTCCACCTGTCAAAGTGGACCGCACTTCGTTTTTCAATGTGGGTGCGTGAAGATTTGTGCGTGTCCGTGTGCTTTCTCGTGCTTTTTTTGTGTGCGATCGTGCGTGGGGAGCAGTTTTCCTGATGTTTCCTGTGTTTGAGGACAGTTTCtattgtgtgcgtgtgtacaaatgctttttttttttagcggtgTGATGGAACGAGTCTGTTGTGCGGCTGCGTGTGCCGCTGCGCAAGATGAACACGAGAAGAGACGTTAGCTTGCAGTACCTCGAATTCCCCTGAAAGCTACAGTGTTAGGAAGCCTGGCTGAAGAAGCATTCTCGACAAAGACATTGCTCCCGTATGCAAAGTAAACGCCGGTTCGTGCAGCAGTGGGGTCGGCGCAGGACTTATGAGTGTTCGTGCGCTTTGTCGCGTGGTTTGTTTGTGCAAGCTACTGCTTTGTGTTACCGTGTGTGTGGGACGCTAGACGCATGTTTCCTGTGCTAAAGTGCGGTTTTTATTGAGCCCGCGTTTCTATAGTAGATGGTGTTTTCTAGTGGTGTGATGCCGCGAAGCTTGAGTGCCGCTGTGCAAGTCGAACGCGGGAAGAGACGTTACCTTGCAGTACCATGAATTCCCGTGCAGTCTGCAGTGTCGGGATACTTGCCTGAAGAATATTTCTAGGCAAGGGCCATGAGGGAGAGAAAGCAAGTGGAATCCGAGCGAGTGGTCGGTCGTGTGCTTTTTTACATTTTACTGAGAATGAAAGATTAGGCTTTTGCATTCAATGGTGGTCTCTACAGTGTTTCGCGGTTATCCGCACTACCTGCAAAAGAACAACACCCGGCCCAGGAAGCGCTGGCGAACGGATCCAGCTGAGGACGCAATAAATAAGGCAATTTACGCGTAACTGATTTGTCAACTGAGTCATATTTACTAACCTATCCAACCTGCTGGAGTTGCCATATTGCCTGTAACAGACACAGAATAAAAGCTAATTTTAGAATACAAAAAGCGTCCGGGCCCTTCGGCCACTTTCCTCAGTGCTTGCATAACCGACTGCTTCATCTTGAAGGAAGAAGTAAAGCTATTCCGAATTATTTTCACAATAGAACACTTATTTACACTTATTTGCAGTTCAGGTAATTCGAACGGGCAGCATTCATTGAGGCCTATATTCTACGAAAGATTGGTCCTCCAAGGGCAAACTGTTCACATATGTGGTGTAATAGGTAGTCCTAATAACGATTCAGAATCGAACTTGTGATGTGTAGCTTTACCCGTTATTTACGGCCTACTGTGGCGCGTAGAAATGCGTGTGAAATCATTTCTCCCGGGAGAAGCGGTGGCGCCAGAGCGGGCGCAAAGTGAACTAGGCCCGTCTTGCCGCTTCGGCGGCACACAGCAGGCCGCACCTTGCTTTTTGTCCAGTGGCCGTGGTTATACATACAGCCTATATAAATGGTAGTGTACTTGTGCAAACCAGAGCACATTCCATTGAGTGCCATGCTACCACAACAGACATGAACACTGCCTACACAGAACTGATGGTTATTATGATGTGCGATGGTGATTACCATGGTCCGAATTGTGCTCAGAGCAGAAAAATCTTTTTCAATCTTTTGGGGATCTAAGCAACCCAAGCATTGAAGACAACAAAGCTGTATAAAGCAGTGCTTCATGCCTCAACAAAGCCCTACTGGTCTGCCTGCAGCTGCCCAAAAATCAAGTTGATACTATTTTAGAAATGTGTTACCATGACCACGTGCAATTCCTTTGCTGCATTGCATGTTACTAATTTTGCATTGTCCATTTTACACAACAATTTCTATACATTGTGCTGCCTTTAACAATGCCAGTATCTGTGCATTCCTGATCAAGCTGCGTTGCCAGCTTTTCAATGATGGCTCATAACGTATGGCAGCATATGACAGTGTTCACACGAATGTCCTAATGCCATGGCTGGTCATGGGCTTTGATACTAACTGTTCGACTGTCATGTCATACTGACCCCCTCATCAAATGCTGGCTCACGCTGCAGCCACATCTCAATCGTTTCCGAACTCCTTCTACAGGGTCCCTGCCAATCATGCCTGCCATAAAACACTGCCACTCAATCATCGAGGCACCTGTCAACATTCAAAGTGGAAATACTATGGAAAGATGGTTACAATTTGGTGGTGACAGTGTTGGCCATCACTGTGAAGAACAGCTATTTTATTCAAGCTGTTAAACTATTGTCATGCTAAAAAATGCCTTCATACTTGCGACTTCGGCGTTCCCGGCTCTCGAATTCGTCCCGACTTTCTCGACTAGAGTGGTCGTCGTGCTTCCTCCGACGGTCGCTGCCACTCTCGTATGGTCGGCCATGCGACCTCTCAGCACGTTCACTTCGGTAGTCCCCTTCGTAGCGGTGCTGACGCGACCGTTCGTAGCTCGACCTTTTCTCGTGGCTGGAATCGTCCCTTCTGTCGTAGTCCCTCGATCTGTCGTAGTCCCTCGATCTGTAGTCAGACCCCGAGTAGCGGTTTTCGCGGCGATGAGAGAACTGGTGCCCTCGGTCGTTAAAGGGCTCCGACAGGTTAGCTCCACTTCTGGAGCCAAGAACGATAGGCTTCTTGAAAGGACGGTCAACACCCCCAAACCTCAGCTGTCCAGACTCTTTCTTTCCTCCAAGGCCACCACCTAGGAAGcaggaaaataagaaaaaaaagaacacgcaacACAAACCTCATCACGACTCAGATGATGCATAGCCCTTGTTATTTTTCACTTACGAATCACTAGGGTAGTTTACGAGGTTTAATCCGTAAAAGTAATATTTAGACTGTGAGATAACCAGACTACCCAGAAACTGGTGGAGAGTACACAAGCATTTGTAACCACCTAGTGTTTCTTAGTGTGCGCCACAATGCAATGGTGTTCCTAGCTTTTTTCCTTTCAATTGCAGTTGACATAACTCAAAGCCAAACCTACAAAGCTGCATTCAGTGTCGCAATGTATTAACCATGATGCTAGAATTTCAGGCATTTTTTCCAAGTATAAAGATCAAGATGAACATTACATGATTTTTCGGTGAACTCATGGAGAGTAGAGATAACCTCAATTCCTATGAAGGTGGACTCTTTGCAGAAGCTGCTTGTAGAACTTTGTTTCGCTGGTGAAACAAAGATATTACAAGGTGTTAGCTCAGTCTACAAGCATATTAAGGAATGTTCAAGAAGCAACTAAATATTACAGATACGCATCACACAATATGCTTGGTAGTGCAATAATAATGCCATTACTTGATAAATTCAGGTACAGCCACGGTTACATTTCTACTGCACATTTCTGCCACTGAGCGACttacacaaaaaagaaacctGACGATAACATCAGTAATTGTCATTAAAATCCATTTAGAGGCACACAAAAGAGCAAGGTTAAAGGTGTTTATTGACAAGTGAGCTAGCTGTTCATGTTTCTCAAAatatgtttccaaaaaaaaaaattaaggtagATGACACATCTGCATTCGTGTATCACTAAAATTATGAGTTTATTCTAGAGAATTATTTTTGAACAACATCTTTTATGCAGCTGACGAGAGTGACTATTTGCAGTGAACAAGGTGTAAATTTAAATTTTCATGTATTGACTGCTGCACTAGTATCTAGGTATGATGCCATGAATTTCAATTGTAGCGAACGACATGATAGAAACGTGTTGGCAGCTGAAGTGGCCGTGCCGATCTTGTCACTTTACTACGAGGCCTAAGCGAGACGGCAGTGGCTGCCAGATCGTCGAGAGCGTGCCCCCGTACtaccctggctcgcgcctcgagcTCTTGCATGAGCAGCGTGAGAGGCGCGGCGGTGCCGTGACTGGAACATAATGTTGATGATGAATGACAGTGACAATGACGCTACACTACGTATACTTGCACATTTTAGTTGTGTTAGTTAAAAAGAGCTTTCTGAAGCTCACCAGGTAAAGTCTGAATGGCATAAAAAATATTAACTTATCAATAAGGTAATGAGAATTTTCATGCACTGAACTACTAAGATCTGCAATCTTTACTGGAGTACCAAACTATACATCAGAGCAAAATTTACCTTAGTGGCGTACTGGAAGCAGAGTTCACAAATCCCTCATAAATAGGTAATCAATACTACAATTGAACCCTTTATAGGAGGCATGCACTGCGGAGCAATTTTATCCCTCAtatgaggtgtctcttataaCCAGAGTACCAAGCGTGCATTTTTTTTAATCAACCTTGATGTGTTTCTTATACCCAttcgtctgttacatcagtgtttCTTGTAACGGGGTTTGACTGTAGGTAGTGTTGAGCTAAGGCCTTTTCTAAAGCAAAAAAAATCCTGCGCTACATGGAAGTTTTATTGGTATGCTCTGGTGACTAATGCAGCAGATTGTTCAGTTGACCAAGGTAGTCATCAGGGCCTGTGAGATCCTGGCTAATTATTGAACTTCCGAGGCTTgattacaaaaataaaaagaagtttTATGAGTGAATGCGAGCAGTAGACAAAGAAAACGCTTAAGACAAACCTAGTCGACGGGGTATCCAACCGGGCAGCAATCTCTCTTCTTCGAAATCCACAAAGACTTTGCAATCATCGATGAGCATTTGGTTTGCATTGCTTGCCGCCGAGGCATCTCTTGCATCATAGAACTCTACGAAGGCATAGCGCTTGGAGAATCCGGTCACGACGTCCCTGATCAAGTGACAGCTCTTCACGTTCCCATACTGACCAAAGAACTGAAAAAATCAGGACATGGAAAAGGAAAGAGGCTTTAACCAGTGCATCTTCATGACAGAACTGTTACAGCCATTTTCAATGAAGATAGAGCAAATACAAGTGTTGCAGgcaccaaggaaaaaaaaacaacaagaacacaAAGTCATTTAAGCAGAACCCTTGAATTCTAATCAAATGCTGAATTAGAAATTAGAACAGTATGACTAATaatcttctcttttttctctcctctTAATTCTGTAAGCTTGCAAGCTGCCTCGTTGGGTACGTGTGGGACGCTCTTAATTGCTGTTGAAGTGGTGTAGGTAATCTGTTTTATTGAGCTGATCTTGCCGCATTTATTGCGGTTCTTTGGGCAGCTGACCGAACAACCCATAAAACAACTTTGTGCAGCCCCAGGATTCTAAGGGAAGCCGCGCCTCACCATCCTTGCCGTCCCACATATTCCTTTGGAATGCAGTGACACAGAGTGCCTTCGTAAGGAAGAGTGGACAGAGCCTCGCTTCGAAGCAGTACCGCCTGCTCAAGTTCTGACAAATCAGGGTAGCTCATTTTTAAGACTCCTAACTCTGTAAGCAAAATGACATGGTCAGGCACCACATTGCTTGCTACTATGGCAAAGGCATGAACAATACATTGAACAGGACAAAACAATGGAGTGCAAGCTTGCTTTACCTGCGTAAAAGCTTTCAATTAATTCTGTTCGTGGCATGTTTCACTTTCACTAGCGAATGAAATATGGTGTTATCGTCccgtgctatttaccgcgtgcctacaggaggttttcagaagcctagaatgggaacagttagggataagagttaatggagagtaccttagtaacctgcacttcgtcaatgacattgcattgctcagtaactcaggggacgaattacagctcatgattacggagttagacaaggagagcagaaaggtgggtcctaaaattaatctgcagaaaacgaaagtaatgtacaacaacctcggaaaagagcagcgcttcgagataggtaatagtgcacttcaagttgtaaaagactatgtctacttagggcaggtaataactgcagagctgaaccacgagattgaagcagctagaagaataagaatggggtggagcacattcggcaagcactctcaaattatgacaggtagattgccactatccctcaagaggaagatatataacagctgtatcttgccagtacttagctacggagctgaaacctggagacttacaaagagagttcagcttaaattgaggtcgatgcagcgagcaatggaaagaaaaatggtatgtgtaaccttaagagacaagaagagagcagagtggattaggggacaaatgggggttaaggatatcatagttgaaataaagaagaggaaatggacatgggccgggcatgtagtgcgtagacaggataaccgctggtcattaagggtaacaaactggattcccagagaagggaagcgggttagggggacacagaaggttatgtgggcagatgagattaagaagtttgcgggtataaattggcagcagcaagcacaggaccgggttaactggcggaacatgggagagacctttgtcctgcagtggacgtagtcagcctgatgatgatgatgacgatgatgcccCGTGAAGACCGAGTTGAGGGaaggcatttttttgtttattattttcaatattttaggCTGTATGCCTCTACCAGTGAAGTTCATGCTGCGATAAGCTGTCTATACTTAAGTATAAGAAATCTGCAAGTAAAATAATGGGGAGTTGAATTATGTTGGAGGGCCTCCTTAAGCGTGCTGCTcttattctaaaaaaaaaaaaaaaaagatatgaacCTTTTTAATAAAATGTAACAATACAGCTACACAAACTGTGCAAATGAATAGGCACACAGATATTGTAAAGCCACAAAAAATATTGTACCTGACGAGCTACAACCAATATTAACGCTATGAAAACCAAGAACATGGAAGAAATCAAGTGACACTAAAATGCGTCGCAAAAGTGCATTGCATGAAGCCTGCTTTGACAATGTTGCTTATGACACTAAGTGCCACAGCAAACAGCATGAACAGTATCCCTTTGTTCCTGGAGTGGAATCATAAAGCATATATAATTGTTAAGGTTTTATGTACCAAAAGCCCCATATGATTATAATGAATTACGCTGAAGAGGGCTCTGGGAAATTCGACTTTCTGAGATTCGTTAGTGCACACCTATATCTAAGTACAGGATCCtctatcgccccgccgcggtggtctagtggctaaggtactcggctgctaacctgcaggtcgcggaatcaaatcccggttgcggcggctgcatttccgatggaggcggaaatgttttaggcccgtgtgctcagatttcggcacacgttaaagagcctcaagtggtcaaaaattccggagccctccactacggcgtctctcataatcatatggtggtttgggaacgttaaaccccacatatcaataaatcaggAGCCACTATCACGTTATCATTAAAGTATGTTCAAATTACAGTTATAATGAAGGCAAGTTGTCTAAATGTCAGTTCCAGCAAGATGTCAGTTACAACAACATTTTCGTTTGACTGCTGTTATAATTTGAAACTTCTATTTCAAAACTTTTTGTAAGTTCACGGTTCACAATAAAAAGAGTGGTCAATACAATAAAAACAACTGTAGCACATAGAAACTGATATACAGCTGGCTGTACAACAGCCCTTACTAGCTAATGACAAACAATATTTGATAATGCGCAAGTGTACTAACAAGACTTGTCTAACATACCTACAAAAATTTATATAATGCTTTTGGAGCTAACCTCTTTGATGGTATCCTCAGTAGTAGTTGGACTGAGCCGAGCTACAAAAATCGTCAGGCGTGGTTCAGTTTTTACGTACTTGCTTGTTTTGTAGGTAGCCTGCAAGTGAAGTACAATAGAAGGTTGATTATCAAGATACAAAAGCAAAGGACAACACACTATAAAGAATGCTTTACTTATCCTGAATTCACGTTGGCACCAAGATTCCTCACAGTGtaacaaaagtgacaaaaaaaatgaagtaatcgAAGCATTATCTGTGTAACAACAAACACTGCCGCATAAATTATTTCGAGTATACTGCAAAAGTACATTTACAAGCATTAATTAAGAGTTGTATAGGTTTTTATTTCTATCACAAGACATCCCTGAAAGGAATATGAGGTGCTGTGAATAATCACTCATGCTTTGACATACTGCATTATTATGATGCTTGCAAGCAATACCTATCAGCTTATTTTCAACAGAAAATCACAACTGATCTTTATGGCACCCGCCTTCAATCTTCTCTCATTGCAGCAAAAAACTTACTAGTTGGGCGTACAGTTATACAGGGGAAATGTCAAAAGCATCACGGAACATTGTTTATAAAAATTTTCAATCTGCAATGAGGAAGAAGAAATAAGCTGGAAACATGCGAGAAACAGCGATAAGAGGGTGCGACAGCAATTAAGTGTAGAACGTTTTACAGGGCCCACGCTGTTACAGCTTGACGTAATGCAGACAAAACCACGTGCATAATGAACATGTGCTTGCTCCAAGGAGAAGttttcttcctcttgttcttcgagtgccttgaCAATGTATGCTGTCGTAGCTTAGCGTAATGCAGGCAAAACCACGAATGGCACAGCTATCCGTAACATATTGAGCTCATGCTTCTGTGAAAAAGAAACCGTCTTTCTCTTGTTGTTCAAGTGCCTTGACGATAAGGGTGGAGTACGTACTTTAGGGGTCAGGTAGTCATGTTCTGTCATTGCTGGGCATAACAAGGACAGTTGGCCGAGTTGGTGTGGATTCGTAGTAAAGAACGGCACAACAAACACGGGACACAAAACGATGAGAACCGGCGGCCGTCCTCGTGCTCTCATCGTTTTGTgtcccaagtttttttttgtgccgtTCTTAACTATGATTGGTGTAACACATACGAAACCCCGTATAAATATAgcagaagagagaaagcaagcgagaaatagaaagatagagaaagaaacagaaaaaatataaagagaaaggaatagataaagagagaagaaaaaagaataaacagaaataaagagaaaaaagaaaccaaaAAGAAACTAAGAAGGCTGCCAAGCTCCACATTTCCGCCAGGCTTGGCATTTCTAGTGCGAGTctgtccaatttttttttttttaatggcagCACTGCTAAGAATTGGCGTGGTAAACAAGTAAAAAAACAGAGTTATCATACTGGTGTCACTTTTGGTAGGGCCAGACACTTGCCTTCTGTGTCTCACATGGAGATTATAGAGCTCCACCTACTTTATCAAACATGCATGCATAAATGGACTGAGGTGCACACTGCCATGCAGTGGATGTGCGTGGCTTGCCACGCCTGGTATACCAATAGTTTGAAGTGAAACAAACCAAGACACATTATTCGAAGTCACACTAAACATTAACCCTAATATCACACTCTACAATTATGTTACCAGGTGATTCCTTTAGGTACAGTTTTAGTCTATCGTATCGCCGTTTACATGGCCCCCACAAAAGCCGACTACTGCTCACCTTACTCACTTTATACACATCTGTATCGGTTTTGATTTAGAATTTACAACATTGGTTACATGTCCAGTGCAGATTCTTCCAAATAAGTTGTCTATATGACGATGTTGATACTTATATGCCCCTTAATATTTAGAAAACTTTCACATACAAGAAACGAACAAGGGCGCATGCAGAGGTGACacctacggaaaaaaaaaaaaaatggaagtcgACCTTCCAAGTCACTTCACGTCATGCTCACGACAATTCATGAATTTGAAGCAATGAACAATCCGTCAACTCGAGGTGTCACAGGAACCAGCGACACTGTGTTCCAAGGTTTTACCATTTAGTCAATCTTCCATATTCGCCTGACTTTTGCTTTCTTTGGAATTCAACAGAGAAGGTTGTCACACGGTGCACTTTCGACCATGACCCTCGAACCGGTACAAATTTTCTTGCTGACGCGATCACCTCGCTTGCACAGCATGCAGCAAGAAACCACTCGCAGTCCGAAATTTCATTCCGGATCTGGGTCTGTCGCTACCGAAAGTAGCCATGAAGGCGTGAAAATGCGTAAGCGTTGAGGACGGAGCTGTTGATGCAGCCCCTTTGCGACCTCTTCGCAAGCTATTAGCCTACAAAGGAAGTCAGTAACTTGCTGCTTGTCTACCATTAACGACGAAGCCGGAATGTCAGCTTATCTTATTGTGAGGTTACTACTTACTTGCATGGCACGGACGATGCCGTGATCGTGAGGTTTGACGTCAGTCCCATCGATGCTGCCGGCTTTGAGAGGATCGTAGGTACGAGCGATAGGTGACCATGCCACATCCATTGTGTTCTCGAATACAACCCGACACTAGCAATAGAAAAGCAGCGACGACGAAGGGTCAAGCTTCTCGAACAGAAATGTTTGCGTAAGTGGGCGCCGCCATTTTTTGCTGCGAAAAGTAGAGAACAGTAGAGTTAATAATGATGGTGATAGCTAACTTTTTTGAAGCAAGGTGGTGTTAAGCGCCAAAAGAGGCAAACTCATAACTGCAAATTTTTTTATCCTCTATTCGGCTCCCGTAGCGCTTTTGCCGAATGCTACAAACAGCATAAAACTTTATAGAATGAACAGAACAACAGCCCAAATatttgcgttctttttttttcgaaacactgGTTTCGTCCAACGCTGCCTCAGATTTACTACAAGCATACTAcaagcatagagtttcataaaatAGTAGTTATTGAATGAAACTTTAGGACTACAAGAAACTTAGCATCTCTGAGGCTGTGTGCACAGTTACggcaaggtatatgtaaactggtagcgtaacttccatagaagtgtggcatcttgggctagttggtatggcatgacgatagttatcgtgcgagaacaaaacgacga
This genomic interval from Rhipicephalus microplus isolate Deutch F79 chromosome 10, USDA_Rmic, whole genome shotgun sequence contains the following:
- the LOC119181041 gene encoding U11/U12 small nuclear ribonucleoprotein 35 kDa protein, with the translated sequence MDVAWSPIARTYDPLKAGSIDGTDVKPHDHGIVRAMQATYKTSKYVKTEPRLTIFVARLSPTTTEDTIKEFFGQYGNVKSCHLIRDVVTGFSKRYAFVEFYDARDASAASNANQMLIDDCKVFVDFEEERLLPGWIPRRLGGGLGGKKESGQLRFGGVDRPFKKPIVLGSRSGANLSEPFNDRGHQFSHRRENRYSGSDYRSRDYDRSRDYDRRDDSSHEKRSSYERSRQHRYEGDYRSERAERSHGRPYESGSDRRRKHDDHSSRESRDEFESRERRSRKSPV